A portion of the Phacochoerus africanus isolate WHEZ1 chromosome 5, ROS_Pafr_v1, whole genome shotgun sequence genome contains these proteins:
- the EIF2B4 gene encoding translation initiation factor eIF-2B subunit delta isoform X1 encodes MRTQQPAASSTSPSKPFRNLSGSLCALFSDADSESGMKAELASRPGAGGREMTQEEKLQLRKEKKQQKKKRKEEKGTEPETGSAVSTAQCQGPTKDLPGPDSQLGTAKEKIPAGRSKAELRAERRAKQEAERALKQARKGEQGGPPPQSCPSTAGETPSGVKRLPEHTQVDEPTLLRRLVKRPERQQVPTRKDYGSKVSLFSHLPQYSRHNSLTQFMSIPSSVIHPAMVRLGLQYSQGLVSGSNARCIALLRALQQVIQDYTTPPNEELSRDLVNKLKPYFSFLTQCRPLSASMYNAIKFLNKEITGVSSSKREEEAKSELRAAIDQYVQEKIVLAAQAISRFAYEKISDGDVILVYGCSSLVSRILQEAWTKGRRFRVVVVDSRPRLEGKHTLRSLVRVGVPVSYLLIPAASYVLPEVSKVLLGAHALLANGSVMSRVGTAQLALVARAHNVPVLVCCETYKFCERVQTDAFVSNELDDPDDLLCERGEHVALANWQNHASLRLLNLVYDVTPPELVDLVITELGMIPCSSVPVVLRVKSSDQ; translated from the exons ATGCGGACCCAGCAGCCAGCTGCGTCGAGTACGAGCCCCTCTAAACCCTTCCGGAACCTCTCTGGTTCACTTTGTGCCCTGTTTTCTGATGCAGACTCGGAATCTGGGATGAAGGCGGAGCTTGCTTCTCGGCCAGGG GCAGGGGGGAGGGAGATGACCCAAGAAGAAAAGCTGCAGCTtcggaaagaaaagaaacagcaaaagaagaaacggaaggaggaaaaggggacAGAACCAGAAACTGGCTCTGCTGTGTCTACAGCCCAATGTCAAG GCCCGACCAAAGACCTGCCAGGACCGGACAGTCAGTTGGGCACTGCCAAGGAGAAGATTCCAGCAGGTCGGAGTAAAGCTGAACTTCGAGCTGAACGGCGAGCGAAGCAAGAGGCTGAGCGGGCCCTGAAGCAGGCAAGAAAAGGGGAACAAGGAGGGCCCCCTCCTCAGTCCTGCCCCAGCACAGCTGGAGAAACCCCCTCAG gagtgaAGCGGCTACCTGAGCACACCCAGGTTGATGAGCCCACACTTCTGAGAAGGCTTGTTAAACGGCCCGAGCGACAGCAG GTTCCAACACGAAAGGATTATGGCTCCAAAGTCAGTCTCTTCTCCCACCTACCCCAGTACAGCAGACACAACTCTCTGACCCAGTTTATGAG CATCCCATCCTCTGTGATCCACCCAGCCATGGTGCGGCTCGGCCTGCAGTACTCCCAGGGCCTGGTCAGCGGCTCCAACGCCCGGTGCATCGCCCTGCTTCGTGCCTTGCAGCAG GTGATTCAGGACTACACGACACCACCCAATGAAGAACTCTCAAGGGACCTGGTGAATAAACTAAAGCCCTACTTCAG CTTCCTGACTCAGTGCCGTCCCCTGTCAGCGAGCATGTACAACGCCATCAAGTTTCTGAACAAGGAGATCACGGGTGTGAGCAGCTCCAAGCGGGAAGAGGAG GCCAAGTCAGAACTTCGAGCAGCCATTGATCAGTATGTGCAAGAGAAGATCGTGCTTGCAGCTCAGGCGATCTCACGCTTTGCTTATGAGAAGATCAGCGACGGAGATGTGATCCTGGTGTATGGATG CTCCTCTCTGGTGTCACGCATTCTTCAGGAGGCCTGGACGAAGGGCCGGCGGTTTCGGGTGGTAGTGGTGGACAGCCGGCCACGGCTGGAGGGCAAGCACACGCTGCGTTCTCTGGTCCGTGTGGGGGTCCCAGTCTCCTACCTGCTGATTCCTGCAGCTTCCTATGTTCTCCCAGAG GTTTCTAAGGTGCTATTGGGAGCTCATGCTCTCCTGGCCAATGGGTCTGTGATGTCACGGGTAGGGACGGCGCAGCTGGCCCTAGTGGCCCGGGCCCACAACGTGCCAGTGCTGGTCTGCTGTGAAACATACAAGTTCTGTGAGCGGGTGCAGACTGATGCCTTTGTCTCTAACGAACTAG ATGACCCTGACGATCTGCTGTGTGAGCGAGGAGAACACGTGGCCCTGGCTAACTGGCAGAACCACGCATCCCTGCGGTTGTTGAATCTGGTCTATGATGTGACCCCCCCAGAACTGGTGGATCTGGTGATCACGGAGCTGGGGATGATCCCTTGCAGTTCTGTACCTGTTGTCCTACGAGTCAAGAGTAGTGACCAGTGA
- the EIF2B4 gene encoding translation initiation factor eIF-2B subunit delta isoform X3: MAAVAVAVREDSESGMKAELASRPGAGGREMTQEEKLQLRKEKKQQKKKRKEEKGTEPETGSAVSTAQCQGPTKDLPGPDSQLGTAKEKIPAGRSKAELRAERRAKQEAERALKQARKGEQGGPPPQSCPSTAGETPSGVKRLPEHTQVDEPTLLRRLVKRPERQQVPTRKDYGSKVSLFSHLPQYSRHNSLTQFMSIPSSVIHPAMVRLGLQYSQGLVSGSNARCIALLRALQQVIQDYTTPPNEELSRDLVNKLKPYFSFLTQCRPLSASMYNAIKFLNKEITGVSSSKREEEAKSELRAAIDQYVQEKIVLAAQAISRFAYEKISDGDVILVYGCSSLVSRILQEAWTKGRRFRVVVVDSRPRLEGKHTLRSLVRVGVPVSYLLIPAASYVLPEVSKVLLGAHALLANGSVMSRVGTAQLALVARAHNVPVLVCCETYKFCERVQTDAFVSNELDDPDDLLCERGEHVALANWQNHASLRLLNLVYDVTPPELVDLVITELGMIPCSSVPVVLRVKSSDQ, from the exons ACTCGGAATCTGGGATGAAGGCGGAGCTTGCTTCTCGGCCAGGG GCAGGGGGGAGGGAGATGACCCAAGAAGAAAAGCTGCAGCTtcggaaagaaaagaaacagcaaaagaagaaacggaaggaggaaaaggggacAGAACCAGAAACTGGCTCTGCTGTGTCTACAGCCCAATGTCAAG GCCCGACCAAAGACCTGCCAGGACCGGACAGTCAGTTGGGCACTGCCAAGGAGAAGATTCCAGCAGGTCGGAGTAAAGCTGAACTTCGAGCTGAACGGCGAGCGAAGCAAGAGGCTGAGCGGGCCCTGAAGCAGGCAAGAAAAGGGGAACAAGGAGGGCCCCCTCCTCAGTCCTGCCCCAGCACAGCTGGAGAAACCCCCTCAG gagtgaAGCGGCTACCTGAGCACACCCAGGTTGATGAGCCCACACTTCTGAGAAGGCTTGTTAAACGGCCCGAGCGACAGCAG GTTCCAACACGAAAGGATTATGGCTCCAAAGTCAGTCTCTTCTCCCACCTACCCCAGTACAGCAGACACAACTCTCTGACCCAGTTTATGAG CATCCCATCCTCTGTGATCCACCCAGCCATGGTGCGGCTCGGCCTGCAGTACTCCCAGGGCCTGGTCAGCGGCTCCAACGCCCGGTGCATCGCCCTGCTTCGTGCCTTGCAGCAG GTGATTCAGGACTACACGACACCACCCAATGAAGAACTCTCAAGGGACCTGGTGAATAAACTAAAGCCCTACTTCAG CTTCCTGACTCAGTGCCGTCCCCTGTCAGCGAGCATGTACAACGCCATCAAGTTTCTGAACAAGGAGATCACGGGTGTGAGCAGCTCCAAGCGGGAAGAGGAG GCCAAGTCAGAACTTCGAGCAGCCATTGATCAGTATGTGCAAGAGAAGATCGTGCTTGCAGCTCAGGCGATCTCACGCTTTGCTTATGAGAAGATCAGCGACGGAGATGTGATCCTGGTGTATGGATG CTCCTCTCTGGTGTCACGCATTCTTCAGGAGGCCTGGACGAAGGGCCGGCGGTTTCGGGTGGTAGTGGTGGACAGCCGGCCACGGCTGGAGGGCAAGCACACGCTGCGTTCTCTGGTCCGTGTGGGGGTCCCAGTCTCCTACCTGCTGATTCCTGCAGCTTCCTATGTTCTCCCAGAG GTTTCTAAGGTGCTATTGGGAGCTCATGCTCTCCTGGCCAATGGGTCTGTGATGTCACGGGTAGGGACGGCGCAGCTGGCCCTAGTGGCCCGGGCCCACAACGTGCCAGTGCTGGTCTGCTGTGAAACATACAAGTTCTGTGAGCGGGTGCAGACTGATGCCTTTGTCTCTAACGAACTAG ATGACCCTGACGATCTGCTGTGTGAGCGAGGAGAACACGTGGCCCTGGCTAACTGGCAGAACCACGCATCCCTGCGGTTGTTGAATCTGGTCTATGATGTGACCCCCCCAGAACTGGTGGATCTGGTGATCACGGAGCTGGGGATGATCCCTTGCAGTTCTGTACCTGTTGTCCTACGAGTCAAGAGTAGTGACCAGTGA
- the EIF2B4 gene encoding translation initiation factor eIF-2B subunit delta isoform X2 translates to MKAELASRPGAGGREMTQEEKLQLRKEKKQQKKKRKEEKGTEPETGSAVSTAQCQGPTKDLPGPDSQLGTAKEKIPAGRSKAELRAERRAKQEAERALKQARKGEQGGPPPQSCPSTAGETPSGVKRLPEHTQVDEPTLLRRLVKRPERQQVPTRKDYGSKVSLFSHLPQYSRHNSLTQFMSIPSSVIHPAMVRLGLQYSQGLVSGSNARCIALLRALQQVIQDYTTPPNEELSRDLVNKLKPYFSFLTQCRPLSASMYNAIKFLNKEITGVSSSKREEEAKSELRAAIDQYVQEKIVLAAQAISRFAYEKISDGDVILVYGCSSLVSRILQEAWTKGRRFRVVVVDSRPRLEGKHTLRSLVRVGVPVSYLLIPAASYVLPEVSKVLLGAHALLANGSVMSRVGTAQLALVARAHNVPVLVCCETYKFCERVQTDAFVSNELDDPDDLLCERGEHVALANWQNHASLRLLNLVYDVTPPELVDLVITELGMIPCSSVPVVLRVKSSDQ, encoded by the exons ATGAAGGCGGAGCTTGCTTCTCGGCCAGGG GCAGGGGGGAGGGAGATGACCCAAGAAGAAAAGCTGCAGCTtcggaaagaaaagaaacagcaaaagaagaaacggaaggaggaaaaggggacAGAACCAGAAACTGGCTCTGCTGTGTCTACAGCCCAATGTCAAG GCCCGACCAAAGACCTGCCAGGACCGGACAGTCAGTTGGGCACTGCCAAGGAGAAGATTCCAGCAGGTCGGAGTAAAGCTGAACTTCGAGCTGAACGGCGAGCGAAGCAAGAGGCTGAGCGGGCCCTGAAGCAGGCAAGAAAAGGGGAACAAGGAGGGCCCCCTCCTCAGTCCTGCCCCAGCACAGCTGGAGAAACCCCCTCAG gagtgaAGCGGCTACCTGAGCACACCCAGGTTGATGAGCCCACACTTCTGAGAAGGCTTGTTAAACGGCCCGAGCGACAGCAG GTTCCAACACGAAAGGATTATGGCTCCAAAGTCAGTCTCTTCTCCCACCTACCCCAGTACAGCAGACACAACTCTCTGACCCAGTTTATGAG CATCCCATCCTCTGTGATCCACCCAGCCATGGTGCGGCTCGGCCTGCAGTACTCCCAGGGCCTGGTCAGCGGCTCCAACGCCCGGTGCATCGCCCTGCTTCGTGCCTTGCAGCAG GTGATTCAGGACTACACGACACCACCCAATGAAGAACTCTCAAGGGACCTGGTGAATAAACTAAAGCCCTACTTCAG CTTCCTGACTCAGTGCCGTCCCCTGTCAGCGAGCATGTACAACGCCATCAAGTTTCTGAACAAGGAGATCACGGGTGTGAGCAGCTCCAAGCGGGAAGAGGAG GCCAAGTCAGAACTTCGAGCAGCCATTGATCAGTATGTGCAAGAGAAGATCGTGCTTGCAGCTCAGGCGATCTCACGCTTTGCTTATGAGAAGATCAGCGACGGAGATGTGATCCTGGTGTATGGATG CTCCTCTCTGGTGTCACGCATTCTTCAGGAGGCCTGGACGAAGGGCCGGCGGTTTCGGGTGGTAGTGGTGGACAGCCGGCCACGGCTGGAGGGCAAGCACACGCTGCGTTCTCTGGTCCGTGTGGGGGTCCCAGTCTCCTACCTGCTGATTCCTGCAGCTTCCTATGTTCTCCCAGAG GTTTCTAAGGTGCTATTGGGAGCTCATGCTCTCCTGGCCAATGGGTCTGTGATGTCACGGGTAGGGACGGCGCAGCTGGCCCTAGTGGCCCGGGCCCACAACGTGCCAGTGCTGGTCTGCTGTGAAACATACAAGTTCTGTGAGCGGGTGCAGACTGATGCCTTTGTCTCTAACGAACTAG ATGACCCTGACGATCTGCTGTGTGAGCGAGGAGAACACGTGGCCCTGGCTAACTGGCAGAACCACGCATCCCTGCGGTTGTTGAATCTGGTCTATGATGTGACCCCCCCAGAACTGGTGGATCTGGTGATCACGGAGCTGGGGATGATCCCTTGCAGTTCTGTACCTGTTGTCCTACGAGTCAAGAGTAGTGACCAGTGA
- the EIF2B4 gene encoding translation initiation factor eIF-2B subunit delta isoform X4 — protein sequence MVRLGLQYSQGLVSGSNARCIALLRALQQVIQDYTTPPNEELSRDLVNKLKPYFSFLTQCRPLSASMYNAIKFLNKEITGVSSSKREEEAKSELRAAIDQYVQEKIVLAAQAISRFAYEKISDGDVILVYGCSSLVSRILQEAWTKGRRFRVVVVDSRPRLEGKHTLRSLVRVGVPVSYLLIPAASYVLPEVSKVLLGAHALLANGSVMSRVGTAQLALVARAHNVPVLVCCETYKFCERVQTDAFVSNELDDPDDLLCERGEHVALANWQNHASLRLLNLVYDVTPPELVDLVITELGMIPCSSVPVVLRVKSSDQ from the exons ATGGTGCGGCTCGGCCTGCAGTACTCCCAGGGCCTGGTCAGCGGCTCCAACGCCCGGTGCATCGCCCTGCTTCGTGCCTTGCAGCAG GTGATTCAGGACTACACGACACCACCCAATGAAGAACTCTCAAGGGACCTGGTGAATAAACTAAAGCCCTACTTCAG CTTCCTGACTCAGTGCCGTCCCCTGTCAGCGAGCATGTACAACGCCATCAAGTTTCTGAACAAGGAGATCACGGGTGTGAGCAGCTCCAAGCGGGAAGAGGAG GCCAAGTCAGAACTTCGAGCAGCCATTGATCAGTATGTGCAAGAGAAGATCGTGCTTGCAGCTCAGGCGATCTCACGCTTTGCTTATGAGAAGATCAGCGACGGAGATGTGATCCTGGTGTATGGATG CTCCTCTCTGGTGTCACGCATTCTTCAGGAGGCCTGGACGAAGGGCCGGCGGTTTCGGGTGGTAGTGGTGGACAGCCGGCCACGGCTGGAGGGCAAGCACACGCTGCGTTCTCTGGTCCGTGTGGGGGTCCCAGTCTCCTACCTGCTGATTCCTGCAGCTTCCTATGTTCTCCCAGAG GTTTCTAAGGTGCTATTGGGAGCTCATGCTCTCCTGGCCAATGGGTCTGTGATGTCACGGGTAGGGACGGCGCAGCTGGCCCTAGTGGCCCGGGCCCACAACGTGCCAGTGCTGGTCTGCTGTGAAACATACAAGTTCTGTGAGCGGGTGCAGACTGATGCCTTTGTCTCTAACGAACTAG ATGACCCTGACGATCTGCTGTGTGAGCGAGGAGAACACGTGGCCCTGGCTAACTGGCAGAACCACGCATCCCTGCGGTTGTTGAATCTGGTCTATGATGTGACCCCCCCAGAACTGGTGGATCTGGTGATCACGGAGCTGGGGATGATCCCTTGCAGTTCTGTACCTGTTGTCCTACGAGTCAAGAGTAGTGACCAGTGA